The DNA region GGCCCTAAGGGGTGGCTCCCCGGAGGAGAACGCCCATCTGGCCATAAGGATCCTAAAGGGGGAGGAGAGGGGCCCTCATGCCCAAGGGGTGGCCCTGGCGGCGGGGGCGGGCTTCTACGCGGCGGGGAAGGTGGCCAGCTTGCGGGAGGGGGTGCGCCTGGCCCAGGAGGTCCTGGCCTCCGGGGAGGCCTACGGGCTTTTGGAGCGGTACGTGGCCTTCCTGCAGGGTTGATGCGCCCAGGCGCGAAGGGTGTGGCCCCTCGGCTTGGCGATAGCCCAAACGGCCAAGCCTAGGTTGGGTGGCCTTAGACCCAGCTCACCGCCCCGAAGGTGTCCTCCCGCCTGGGGCTGGTGGAGAAGAGGACCACGGGCACCCCGGTGTATTCCTCTATGAGCTCCAGGTAGCGCCTTAAGGAGGCGGGAAGTTCCTCCCGGCTTCGCACCCCAGAGAGGTCCCCCCAGCCCTCGAGGTCCAGGTAGCGCACCGCCTCGGGGCTGGCCTCCCCGGGCCGGGCCCCGTCCAGGTATTCCACCGCCACCCTGATCCTGTCCAGCCCGGAGAGCACATCCAGCTTGGTGATGGCTAGACCGTCAAAGCCGTTTACCTCGCAGGCATACTTGAGGGCCACCAGGTCCAGCCAGCCCACCCGCCGGGGCCTGCCCGTGGTGGTCCCGTACTCCCCGCCCCTTTCCCTTAGGTGATGGGCCAGGTCCCCGCCCAGCTCCGTGGGGAAAGGACCCTCCCCCACCCGGGTGGCGTAGGCCTTGGCCACCCCGTAGACCTTGGTGATGGCCTTGTGGTTTAGCCCTGTGCCCACCAGGATGCCTCCCACCGTGGGGTGGGAGCTGGTCACGTAAGGGTAGGTGCCGTAGTTGAGGTCCAAAAGGGTGGCCTGAGCCCCCTCAAAGAGGAGGCGCTTGCCCCGCTTCAGGGCCTCCCGCAATAGGCTTCCCGTGTCCGCCACAAAGGGGGCCAGGATCTCCCGCATCCGATAGAGGTCGGCCAGGGCCTTCTCCTCCGTGTCCCAGCCCGCTTCCCGGGTGGAGTTGGGCTTTTCCAAGAGGAGGCGGCGGACCCGCTCCCTCAACACCTCCTCCTTTAGGAGGTCCCCAGCCCGGATCCCCACCCTCCTGGCCCGGTCGGAGTAGGCGGGGCCGATGCCCCGGCCGGTGGTGCCCACGAAGTTGTGGCGGCTCTCCACGTGCTTGTGGTGGGGAAGCACCAGGTGGGCCCGTTCTGAAACCAGCACCTGGGGATGGAAACCCTCTTTTCTCAGGGCTACAAGCTCCTCCTGGAAGCGGAAGGGGTCTATGACCATCCCGTCCCCCAGGATGTTCACCGCGTGGGGGTGGATGACCCCCGAGGGCAGAAGGTTCAGCTTGAAGACCCGGCCCTCCGCCACCACCGTGTGGCCGGCGTTGGCCCCCCCTTGGTAGCGGATCACGTAATCGGCCTCCTGGGCAAGGGCATCCACCACCTTGCCCTTTCCCTCGTCCCCCCACTGGGCTCCTATGATGGCGACTCCCGGCATCCCCTTAAAGCTTACGCCAAGCGGAAGGGATTGAAGTCCGTGTCCCGGTCGTAGACGTCAAGCCCCTCCGCCCGCTTAAGGAAGCCCACCGCCTTGTAGGTGATGGGGAGCATGAGGGCCTCCACCCCCACCTTGAAGGCGTAGTTGGAGAGGAAGACCGCCCAAAGCACCTCCTTGGGGAAGACCCCGTAGAAGGCCACCAGGAGGAAGATGCCCGTGTCCAGCCCCTGGCCCACCAGGGTGGAGGTGAGGGCCCTCAGCCAGAAGAAGCGTCCTTCCGTCTTCACCTTAAGCTTGGCCAGGACATAGGCGTTGGCGAACTCCCCCACGAGGTAGGCCAGGAGGCTTCCCAAAACGATCCTGGGGGTGAGGCCCAGAAGGAGGCCAAAGGCTTGGGCGAAGCGTTGGCTTTCCCCATCCCCTGGAGCGGGGAGGGCGGCTACCCCCTGGAAGGTGAGGGTGGCCAGGAGGAGGGCGAAAAAGCCAAGCCAAATAACCCGGCGGCTACGCCGATAGCCGTAGACCTCGGTGAGCACGTCCCCGAAGATGTAGGCCAAGGGGAAAAGCAGGGTACCCCCGTCAAAGGTGAGGGGCCCCAACACCACCAGCTTGGTGGAGGCCACATTGGAGACCAAGAGAACGACGGCGAAGAGAACAGCGATCAGGTCCAGGTACCTCATTCTTCCTCCGGGCGGATAGAGGTGATGAAGGGCAGATTGCGGTCAAACTGGGCCCGGTCCAGGCCGTAGCCGTAGACGTAGGCGTCCTCGATAATCCCAGGTAGTGGATGGGCACCTCCACCTGGCGCCGGCTGGGCTTGGAGAGGAGGGCGGCCACCCGTACCGAGGCGGGCTTGCGGGCCTCGAGGTAATCCAGGA from Thermus neutrinimicus includes:
- a CDS encoding queuosine precursor transporter, translated to MRYLDLIAVLFAVVLLVSNVASTKLVVLGPLTFDGGTLLFPLAYIFGDVLTEVYGYRRSRRVIWLGFFALLLATLTFQGVAALPAPGDGESQRFAQAFGLLLGLTPRIVLGSLLAYLVGEFANAYVLAKLKVKTEGRFFWLRALTSTLVGQGLDTGIFLLVAFYGVFPKEVLWAVFLSNYAFKVGVEALMLPITYKAVGFLKRAEGLDVYDRDTDFNPFRLA
- a CDS encoding adenylosuccinate synthase, with translation MPGVAIIGAQWGDEGKGKVVDALAQEADYVIRYQGGANAGHTVVAEGRVFKLNLLPSGVIHPHAVNILGDGMVIDPFRFQEELVALRKEGFHPQVLVSERAHLVLPHHKHVESRHNFVGTTGRGIGPAYSDRARRVGIRAGDLLKEEVLRERVRRLLLEKPNSTREAGWDTEEKALADLYRMREILAPFVADTGSLLREALKRGKRLLFEGAQATLLDLNYGTYPYVTSSHPTVGGILVGTGLNHKAITKVYGVAKAYATRVGEGPFPTELGGDLAHHLRERGGEYGTTTGRPRRVGWLDLVALKYACEVNGFDGLAITKLDVLSGLDRIRVAVEYLDGARPGEASPEAVRYLDLEGWGDLSGVRSREELPASLRRYLELIEEYTGVPVVLFSTSPRREDTFGAVSWV